The Bradyrhizobium sp. CCGB01 genome segment TTAAAGCATCCGAAGCCGGAATAAAGCCGCCATTCGGGCGCGAAACGGCATGATCTGGCGGCCTGGCAGCCGGTTTTCGCCGAATTTGCGCCTGCCCGGCGCCTCGCCGGCGGAAGAGCGGCGCAACGCATGATCTCCCTCGATCGGACGATGCAGCGCCCGCCAGCGGGGTGTAATCGAGGCGCAATGGCCAGCCGAATGCTACGCGAGGCCATTGTGACATGGACCACATGGGCTTCGTGCCCCAGCCGTTAGCGTCGCACATATGAAAAAACAGATTGCACTACCAATCATTTTCACCGCCCTGCTCGCCGCCACACAGAGCCTGGCAGCCGAGATCAAGGGAGCCGGCTCAACCTTCGTTTCGCCCGTGATGGCGAAATGGATCGACGCATACAAGGTCAAGACCGGAAACGTTGTCAGCTATCAGGCAGTCGGGTCGAGCATCGGCGTCGGCCTGATCAAGAAGGAGGCCGTCGACTTCGGCGCAAGCGACATGCCACTTGATCCCAAAGAGCTCGACAGGCTCGGCATGATGCAATTCCCGATCGTGATCGGCGGCGTCGTACCGGTGGTCAACATCGACGGCATCAGGCCCGGCCAGATTCGCTTTACCGGGCCGATACTCGCCGACATCTATCTCGGCAAGCTGAAATCCTGGAACGATCCGGCCATTCGCGCGGTCAACCCCGACGTGAAATTGCCGAACGCGCCGATCACGGTGGTTCATCGCATCGACGGGTCGGGGACGACGTTCAACTGGTCGAACTACCTCTCGAAGGTCAGCCCGCAGTGGAAGACCAGCGTGGGCGAAGGCACCTCGGTCGAGTGGCCGCTTGGCCTCGGTGGCAAGGGTAATGACGGCGTCGCCTCCCTCGTCAGCCTCGTTCCCGGCTCGATCGGCTATCTCGAATACACTTACGCGCTGCAACGACTCGACCGGATTTCCTTCGGCATCGTGCAGAACAGCGCCGGCAATTTCGTCGTCCCTGACGCCGCATCGTTCCAGGCGGCGGCCTCGAGCGCGGACTGGAAGGCGGAGAAGGACTTCCATCTGGTGCTCACCAATGCCCCCGGCGAGGACGCCTACCCGATCACCGCCACGACGTTCGTGCTGATGCCGAAGGCGCCGAAATCCCCGGAACGGTCGGCTGCGGCCATCGACTTCGTCCGCTGGTCGCTGGAAAACGGAAAGCCGCAGGCCGAGACGCTCAACTACGTGCCGTTGCCACCCGCCCTGGTCGACCAGATCGAGGGCTACTGGCAGCAGAGCGTCGGGGCAACCTCCACGGTCTCGGCATCGGCCAACGTCAAGCGCTGAGACCGACGGCGGACCCGGCTGAATTCGGTTTCCAAACCGCTCCTCGTGAGTATTCTGTGACTGGCCTGCCGTCGGAAAGCTCATCCCGGCGGCAGGCCTAGCCACGCAGTGCCTGCGGAACGCGACCGCGCCGCTGCTTTGCACGACGATACTTGCAGGGAATTTTACGTGAAACGCCTCCGCAGTCCCGAAATCGACGCACCCAAGGCATTCTGGCTGGCGACGCCGTTCAGGCACGGATGAACGAGTTCGCACGGTCCATCGGCGCCGCGTTCACGCTGATCGGCGAGGCCGATGCCGAGCTGCTCGGCATCGTCGTCCTGTCGGTGCGCGTCAGCCTGACCGCCAGCATCGTCGCGCTGCTGATCGGTGCACCCTTCGGCGCCCTGCTCGCGATCACCCGATTCCGCGGGCGGCAGGTCGTCATCGTGTTGACCAACGCACTACTCGGCCTTCCGCCAGTCGTGGTCGGGCTTGCGCTCTATCTTCTGCTGTCGCGGTCCGGTCCGCTCGGCGCGGCCGGTCTGTTGTTCACGCCGACGGCCATGATGATCGCGCAGACGCTGCTCGCGACGCCGATCGTGGTCGCGCTGGTGCATCGGCCGGCGAGCTTGTTGTGGGCGGAGTACGGCGACCTCGCACGCATCGACGGGCTGTCGACGTTGCGCAGCATCGGCTTGCTGTTCGCGCTCGGCCGA includes the following:
- the pstS gene encoding phosphate ABC transporter substrate-binding protein PstS — encoded protein: MKKQIALPIIFTALLAATQSLAAEIKGAGSTFVSPVMAKWIDAYKVKTGNVVSYQAVGSSIGVGLIKKEAVDFGASDMPLDPKELDRLGMMQFPIVIGGVVPVVNIDGIRPGQIRFTGPILADIYLGKLKSWNDPAIRAVNPDVKLPNAPITVVHRIDGSGTTFNWSNYLSKVSPQWKTSVGEGTSVEWPLGLGGKGNDGVASLVSLVPGSIGYLEYTYALQRLDRISFGIVQNSAGNFVVPDAASFQAAASSADWKAEKDFHLVLTNAPGEDAYPITATTFVLMPKAPKSPERSAAAIDFVRWSLENGKPQAETLNYVPLPPALVDQIEGYWQQSVGATSTVSASANVKR
- a CDS encoding ABC transporter permease — translated: MNEFARSIGAAFTLIGEADAELLGIVVLSVRVSLTASIVALLIGAPFGALLAITRFRGRQVVIVLTNALLGLPPVVVGLALYLLLSRSGPLGAAGLLFTPTAMMIAQTLLATPIVVALVHRPASLLWAEYGDLARIDGLSTLRSIGLLFALGRTSLLTAFLAAFGRAIAEVGAIIIVGGNIRGFTRTMTTAIALETSKGDLPLALGLGLILLALSVAVSTIAFLLVGRVGEK